Proteins encoded together in one Halalkaliarchaeum sp. AArc-CO window:
- the mtnP gene encoding S-methyl-5'-thioadenosine phosphorylase translates to MIGFIGGSGIYEALPLENVQKKEYATPYGEPSAPVTIGEFGDTGREVAFLPRHGPNHGKSPTDLPYRANMYALKLAGVTHVFASNAVGSLREELPPGTLVIPDNIYDRTKHRELSFYGDGIVVHQPFAEPYSPELVDHLTESARTAVSDRGMDADVVKGGTYVCIEGPQFSTKAESEFYRSQGWDLVGMTTIPEAKLAREAEIAYATICGVTDYDVWKEDSQVTLEEVLENAERNQRAIKATVEEAIRTLPEGHTCEAHSALEGTVNTPTESIPEEVRDRVEPLVGEYL, encoded by the coding sequence ATGATCGGATTCATCGGCGGTAGCGGCATCTACGAGGCACTTCCCCTCGAGAACGTCCAAAAAAAGGAGTATGCGACCCCGTACGGGGAGCCGAGCGCGCCGGTCACGATCGGCGAGTTCGGCGACACCGGTCGCGAGGTGGCGTTTCTGCCCCGCCACGGCCCGAACCACGGCAAGTCGCCGACCGACCTGCCGTATCGTGCGAACATGTACGCCCTGAAGCTCGCGGGGGTCACACACGTCTTCGCGTCGAACGCGGTCGGCAGCCTCAGGGAGGAGCTCCCGCCGGGGACGCTCGTGATCCCGGACAACATCTACGACCGGACGAAACACCGGGAGCTGTCCTTTTACGGCGACGGGATCGTGGTCCACCAGCCGTTCGCGGAGCCGTACAGCCCGGAGCTGGTCGATCACCTCACCGAGTCGGCCCGGACGGCCGTGTCGGATCGCGGGATGGACGCCGACGTGGTGAAGGGGGGGACGTACGTCTGCATCGAGGGACCGCAGTTCTCCACGAAGGCGGAAAGCGAGTTCTACCGGTCGCAGGGGTGGGACCTGGTCGGGATGACCACGATCCCGGAAGCGAAACTGGCCCGCGAGGCCGAGATCGCTTACGCGACGATCTGTGGCGTCACCGACTACGACGTCTGGAAGGAGGACAGCCAGGTGACCCTGGAGGAAGTGCTCGAGAACGCCGAACGGAACCAGCGCGCAATAAAAGCGACCGTCGAGGAGGCGATTCGGACCCTGCCCGAAGGCCACACCTGCGAGGCGCATTCGGCGCTCGAGGGCACCGTGAACACGCCGACAGAGTCGATTCCCGAGGAAGTCCGCGATCGGGTGGAACCGCTCGTGGGTGAATACCTGTAA
- a CDS encoding DUF5786 family protein → MGFGSYDESEQQDQEVDADESKGVNVHENDHEGEVKFESDASTDDLVDRLAEIKDENEE, encoded by the coding sequence ATGGGTTTTGGAAGCTACGACGAGTCCGAACAACAGGATCAGGAAGTCGACGCGGACGAGAGCAAGGGCGTCAACGTCCACGAAAACGACCACGAGGGGGAAGTCAAGTTCGAGTCGGACGCGTCGACTGACGACCTCGTCGACCGACTGGCGGAAATCAAAGACGAAAACGAGGAGTAA